The proteins below come from a single Mya arenaria isolate MELC-2E11 chromosome 8, ASM2691426v1 genomic window:
- the LOC128243907 gene encoding F-box/LRR-repeat protein 2-like — MTASRLPVEVVTHIMQFLSVSDRKEAALVCQNWYEASLDPILQRDIILHFYASSAALTSKAIPSLSKRRLPHLVLNDFDSSLNAKAVVLKSCEQFGENLKSLSLRGSELTEKTFVELLSHCKNLVSLDLSCCNTLFMTGTLLEMNADIQLLKSTLTNVEEVNMSSIRHLTDATFNRIMTVCENVEKVSLMSAPIVFSSELFKPTSFRFANSSVLTFRNMMDFVITQQCLRSLNLSRTQIEDSNLKELVSTPELQLQELILVGCRNISDEGISSVCKYQTRLSLLDIKECPDLTNSSLMTISACLGQLKHLNMHKCKQVSDKAVSTMTKLEEMQTLDLSECHLVSSKGLIAGLCGDSISLCLTSLNVSCTEADDSFVEKACKNLPALTYLDLSSCFKVTDVSVHAISKSLKHLRYLRLAFCHEVTDLGLLGICSGLDNKDSQIYKDGYEHNMNVRKYQSTVIFKKPEKSPTGPKNGDPEGKTFAIKPLALSNLAGLRHLDLSACKKLSDTSLKQVLKFPELHFLGLGNLKELSDDGLVKIVYQNPSIEELDLTQCKNISDFAMDAVTKHLQRLKLLNVMGCDLITDKTLGYIKRHCKRLRHLDVSFCGGISHNAINELEIEMPSLISVHKRMIGS; from the exons ATGACAGCGTCACGTTTGCCGGTGGAG GTGGTGACACACATAATGCAATTCCTGTCTGTATCGGACAGAAAAGAGGCAGCCTTGGTGTGTCAAAATTGGTACGAGGCTTCACTGGATCCAATCCTGCAGCGAGACATTATCCTCCATTTCTACGCTTCTTCAGCTGCTCTTACAAGCAAAGCTATTCCTTCTCTTTCAAAACGACGACTGCCTCATcttgttttgaatgattttgattCTTCCCTTAATGCCAAAGCTGTAGTTTTGAAATCTTGTGAGCAATTTGGTGAAAATCTTAAAAGTTTATCTCTGAGAGGAAGCGAGTTAACTGAAAAAACATTTGTTGAGCTTCTGTCCCATTGTAAGAATTTGGTCAGCCTGGATCTTAGTTGCTGCAACACCCTTTTCATGACAGGCACGCTGTTGGAAATGAATGCAGATATTCAGCTACTTAAGTCAACTCTTACGAATGTCGAAGAAGTGAACATGTCTTCGATTCGTCACCTTACCGATGCGACTTTCAACagaattatgacagtttgtgaaaatgttgaaaaggtTTCCTTGATGTCAGCACCAATAGTTTTTTCTTCAGAACTTTTTAAGCCAACAAGTTTTCGTTTTGCCAACAGCTCCGTTCTGACATTCAGGAACATGATGGATtttgtgataactcaacaatgtctGAGGTCGTTGAATTTATCACGAACCCAGATTGAAGATTCAAACCTAAAAGAGCTTGTATCTACTCCAGAACTTCAACTTCAAGAGTTAATTCTTGTTGGCTGTCGGAATATCAGCGATGAAGGGATTTCAAGTGTATGCAAATACCAAACAAGATTGAGTTTGTTAGACATAAAGGAATGCCCTGATCTTACAAACAGCTCTTTGATGACAATTTCAGCTTGCCTTGGACAGTTGAAACACCTGAACATGCACAAATGCAAGCAAGTTTCAGACAAAGCCGTCTCAACCATGACAAAGTTGGAAGAAATGCAAACCCTTGACCTGTCCGAATGCCATTTAGTCTCTTCAAAGGGTCTAATTGCAGGTTTATGTGGAGATTCTATAAGCCTTTGTCTTACTAGTCTAAATGTTAGCTGCACTGAAGCAGATGACAGTTTTGTAGAAAAAGCCTGCAAAAACCTTCCAGCCTTGACATACCTTGACCTTAGCTCTTGTTTCAAGGTCACAGATGTCAGTGTCCATGCTATCTCCAAAAGTCTGAAACACTTGAGGTATTTGCGGCTGGCATTTTGTCATGAGGTTACAGATCTTGGTTTGTTGGGCATCTGTTCTGGGCTCGATAACAAAGATTCACAAATTTACAAAGATGGCTACGAGCACAATATGAACGTCCGAAAGTACCAATCAACTGTGATATTCAAGAAACCAGAAAAGTCTCCAACTGGACCAAAGAATGGGGATCCTGAAGGTAAAACCTTCGCCATCAAACCTTTAGCCTTGAGTAACTTGGCTGGTCTGCGTCACTTAGATCTGTCTGCTTGCAAAAAACTGAGCGACACAAGTTTGAAACAGGTTCTCAAATTTCCTGAGCTGCATTTCCTTGGTCTTGGAAACCTGAAGGAACTATCTGATGATGGTCTAGTAAAGATTGTATATCAGAATCCCAGCATAGAAGAGCTAGATTTGACGCAGTGTAAGAACATTTCAGATTTTGCGATGGACGCTGTAACCAAGCATCTCCAAAGATTGAAGCTTCTCAATGTTATGGGTTGTGATCTGATTACCGACAAGACTCTCGGGTATATAAAGAGACATTGCAAGCGTCTGCGACACCTTGATGTCTCATTCTGCGGTGGAATTTCCCACAATGCAATTAATGAACTAGAAATAGAAATGCCATCGCTTATTTCTGTTCACAAGCGCATGATTGGATCGTGA
- the LOC128243099 gene encoding secretory immunoglobulin A-binding protein EsiB-like, with the protein MKRMSTGTSHFVTGTFQTTQHPREGASSCNNVNNMATASVGMAQSGGVRQRFVEDADPDWDPTLPYGGKVFLARKKKSDPLHIRAVEGFALCVTITFAFYAYFYFDHLHFHVTHAYAHLGYPSAQHQVGQRYLHGKGVEKDHEMSMKWFRKASDQGHPHAAYNLAVGHLKGMKTDLKPGEAHKLIHHAASKGVKQAHKVLNNVCTRGGCSN; encoded by the exons ATGAAGAGAATGTCAACAGGAACTAGTCATTTCGTAACCGGAACATTTC AGACAACTCAGCATCCGCGGGAGGGCGCCAGCAGCTGCAACAACGTAAACAATATGGCGACAGCATCGGTAGGAATGGCACAATCCGGAGGAGTAAGACAGCGATTTGTCGAAGATGCTGATCCTGATTGGGACCCGACACTGCCATATGGAGGGAAGGTGTTCTTAGCAAGGAAAAAGAAATCGGATCCACTTCATATTCGTGCTGTTGAG GGGTTTGCTCTTTGTGTCACAATCAcgtttgcattttatgcataCTTCTACTTTGATCACCTGCATTTCCATGTGACACATGCGTATGCCCATCTGGGTTATCCATCAGCCCAGCATCAAGTCGGACAAAGATATCTGCATG gAAAAGGTGTTGAGAAAGATCATGAAATGTCGATGAAATGGTTCAG GAAAGCGTCGGACCAAGGTCATCCACATGCAGCGTACAACTTGGCAGTTGGTCATCTTAAAGGCATGAAAACAGATCTAAAACCAGG AGAAGCACACAAGTTGATCCATCATGCTGCTTCGAAGGGCGTTAAGCAGGCACACAAAGTCCTCAACAATGTCTGTACGAGAGGTGGATGTTCTAATTAA
- the LOC128243100 gene encoding uncharacterized protein LOC128243100, whose protein sequence is MLSENGVTFEMLLEFTEEDVKDVFPKFSDRFQVRKFLSMRKEHKTPIYADDSEGTVHESKQELDSSIVSESDISVIDESKISTANRFTADEMLERKIKRGKPTPEQLFFRNLLRDAAVSANVWKRAPPLAEVSDNKKVLFFAAFEVSPQLLRHKKELWKRLGESLQNRRKYLLDKQMGKRSKKKGTSTNGKA, encoded by the coding sequence atgctttcagaAAATGGTGTAACATTTGAGATGCTCCTTGAATTTACTGAAGAAGATGTCAAAGACGTTTTCCCAAAATTTTCGGATCGATTCCAAGTCAGGAAGTTCTTATCCATGCGTAAAGAGCATAAAACACCGATATATGCTGATGACAGTGAAGGTACTGTACATGAATCGAAGCAAGAATTGGACAGTTCAATTGTATCTGAATCTGACATTAGTGTTATTGATGAAAGTAAAATCTCTACTGCAAATCGATTTACTGCTGATGAAATGCTTGAGAGAAAGATTAAAAGAGGAAAACCAACACCTGAACAGCTATTTTTTCGCAATTTGCTAAGGGATGCAGCAGTAAGTGCCAATGTTTGGAAACGTGCCCCTCCCCTTGCAGAAGTCTCAGACAATAAGAAAGTATTATTCTTTGCCGCATTTGAAGTTTCACCACAGCTTTTGCGTCACAAAAAAGAATTATGGAAAAGACTTGGAGAGAGTCTACAGAACAGACGGAAATATTTGCTGGACAAGCAAATGGGGAAAAGGTCGAAAAAAAAAGGTACCAGTACAAATGGAAAAGCCTAA